Proteins encoded in a region of the Xylocopa sonorina isolate GNS202 chromosome 11, iyXylSono1_principal, whole genome shotgun sequence genome:
- the LOC143429159 gene encoding CREB-binding protein isoform X1, translating into MADHLVDGPPNKRPKLGDPFQGTSDSAVGMAPLMMHHAYTNYGGGGSGNMQQMQGPPQQLHLQQHQLQPHWNNHTIHKRNYITNTDMFDLENDLPDDLLSSASWGSATESAKPPATGPGPGQQNGALDSELRQHVQQQQQLSHHLIQQQGNKNLVANSLVMAAGTLGNKSPNMQSPPNVSVSKVVDPQMVVSLGNLPSSIASSLANNQMSIANSMGSLQSSMSMAGSNPTMSMPGGINSSLVMTSTASGNNSMGGMAGGSLIVTNSLNKQPLNTVSMMGSNTQGIHHPGGPHGVAQMQNGPGIMNTRAVAMQQQQQAHMVGPARGQSPHQQVHQVGIVGPNQGGPRMQAPPNIPNMPNMGQISASSPYGYGSPASGQGPGVAVCTNSPVGVVAPQQKGVGTNITAMQPGRFGGTTGPIGSTNVVGGQEGGMAQQAQPPTPSPAQPQSGAPSGGQPGPQQATQGQMPGAGAPTGATRSTADPEKRKLIQQQLVLLLHAHKCQRRENQANGDAWQCSLPDCKTMKNVLTHMTACQAGKNCTVAHCSSSRQIISHWKHCNRNDCPVCLPLKQANKNKTTNAVTASTTQPNSQPNPSQTEMRRACDALGIPCPTTTAGLVATQCVIAGSARRMPAPGMQGSPGALGNVRLAQPQTQTAPGQSVVGAGQQVVAPNVSLPLNSDPNTVGVAGNQTAPTSGPTPAAAATAANIQQSINMQQLFGLNDSGQLSVPSENRLANLQLPGGLQPSQVTATSVQESKDWHQTVTPDLRNHLVHKLVQAIFPTPDPQAMLDKRMHNLVAYARKVEGDMYEMANSRSEYYHLLAEKIYKIQKELEEKRQRRKEQQQQLQAQQQQQQPQPSGASGSGLRPCAPPGVGAVPSSRPVGTVAPSLRSHSPSIGQLGALPAMSIPHNRMQFPQQQQTQQQVQVQAQTNVQAQAQAQAQAQAQAQVQVQQQMQQQQQQQQQQQQQQQQQQPGILVGPPGPSPNGQSTSNLNVVSNPGLSPFGQPQMSQSSLTTTTTSATTSQFPTSNGSSGLPNSSPVQNQHQFPDLRVRLAQAQAAIAHQHQQQQQQQQTSQSQQQSQQPNQSQPQQPTSTSNQSATTTSMPQAPSPFSSMQQQNNQQQSQFNSSRPLSVSTPNDNNISTSAPQTIPPPASSGPSPGPATTANGPQSTTSTPNTPLVPSLMTPNQTVSSANQTPPHPTTTPSPAGLASLGKGMTSQERAALNAPRTSQMSSQMAAITAALDRNNSPSPPMNNNKGKLDSIKEENIKMEIKTEDGSENHRMDGGKSVNEVSIKTEMKTEPMDEGSSEGIVKEECTANIKEEPMTPMSSQDTTPDIKPLVPEPIQPSGTSTDKKRLCLFKPDELRQALMPTLEKLYRQDPESKPFRQPVDPQALGIPDYFDIVKKPMDLSTIKRKLDTGQYSDPWEYVDDVWMMFDNAWLYNRKTSRVYKYCTKLSEVFEQEIDPVMQALGYCCGRKYTFNPQVLCCYGKQLCTIPKDAKYYSYQNSSLKAYGLVSDRYTFCQKCFNDIPGDTVTLGDDATQPQTAIKKEQFQEMKNDHLELESFVVCTDCGRKVHQICVLHMESIWPLGFTCDKCLKKKGQKRKENKFNAKRLPVTKLGTYIETRVNNFLKKKEAGAGEVAIRVVASSDKVVEVKPGMRSRFVENGDMPGEFPYRAKALFAFEEVDGTDVCFFGMHVQEYGSECTPPNTRRVYIAYLDSVHFFRPRQFRTAVYHEILLGYLDYAKQLGYTMAHIWACPPSEGDDYIFHCHPQEQKIPKPRRLQEWYKKMLDKGMVERIVLDYKDILKQAMEDKLQSAADLPYFEGDFWPNVLEESIKELDQEEEEKRKQAEAAEAAAASAILSLSEDSETGSDGKKKGQKKAKKSNKSKANQRKNSKKSNTPQTGNDLSAKIFATMEKHKEVFFVIRLHSAQSAASLAPIQDPDPVINCDLMDGRDAFLTMARERHYEFSSLRRAKFSSMSMLYELHNQGQDKFVYTCNNCKSHVETRYHCTVCDDFDLCISCKEKDGHPHHMEKLGLDLDDGSSPADAKQANPQEARKLSIQRCIQSLVHACQCRDANCRLTSCQKMKRVVTHTKVCKRKTNGGCPICKQLIALCCYHAKHCQETKCLVPFCSNIKHKLKQQQLQQRLQQAQLLRRRMAVMNTRPTGPVGAMQSGQQSSNVTMPAGVAIKPGISPTNLSSPHQPGIGLKPGTQTPPAHVLQVVKQVQEEAARQQAPHGYGKVTPGGGVGVGVGVGGQTGGVMPPPQMQRPMSVPMANPGGTHLISMDQWTASRYPNAVMQQNPGLRQQTPQQIMQQQQHQPGMGMGGQMPRPTGVLGGPVSQVGPQAQSNMQKHVFQQLMQTLKNPHTPEQQNQILQILKSNPPIMAAFIKQRALALQQQSGQYGGGVGGPLGPNQPQQQPGLQHMMSQQQQQQQHQQQQQQQHQQQQQQQGRMQIQAMLNQQQQQQQQQQQQQQPVQQQSPWYKQQMLAMQRQQQQQQQQQQQQQQQQQQQQFTQPPAPPYGQQRPIRPSLLGKNYLILEKTRFLEPVGSWSNVCHDSAYSSPGYGGFSEQGYGQPGLKPTPPPVPSPQGVMGPPGISVQQQLMQSVRSPPPIRSPQPNPSPRPVPSPRNQPVPSPRSGPVPSPHHHPHGTPTHSPAHELAGPSEMMLSQLSGGTGAPTGHPGTMPHHPSPAPPPTSGTDTSEVTPMTPQDQLSKFVEGL; encoded by the exons ATTACATAACAAACACAGATATGTTTGATCTTGAAAATGATCTACCTGACGATCTATTATCATCGGCGTCGTGGGGTTCTGCGACAGAAAGCGCTAAACCACCAGCAACAGGTCCAGGTCCAGGGCAGCAGAATGGCGCACTTGATTCCGAGCTTAGACAACATgtacagcaacaacaacaactttCACATCATCTTATACAACAACAG GGCAACAAAAATTTGGTTGCTAATTCATTAGTAATGGCTGCTGGAACTTTAGGTAATAAAAGTCCAAATATGCAATCTCCACCGAATGTTTCTGTATCTAAAGTAGTCGATCCACAAATGGTCGTGAGTCTGGGAAATTTACCAAGTAGTATAGCCAGTTCTTTGGCAAATAAtcaaatgtccattgcgaattcAATGGGAAGCCTTCAATCGTCAATGAGCATGGCTGGAAGTAATCCTACCATGTCAATGCCAGGTGGAATAAATTCTAGCCTAGTTATGACCAGCACTGCTAGTGGGAATAATAGTATGGGTGGAATGGCAGGAGGAAGTTTAATTGTAACCAACAGTCTCAACAAACAGCCTTTAAATACT GTAAGCATGATGGGCTCCAACACTCAAGGAATTCATCATCCTGGTGGGCCGCATGGTGTTGCTCAAATGCAAAATGGACCTGGTATTATGAATACCAGAGCTGTAGCaatgcaacaacaacaacaagctCATATGGTTGGACCAGCAAGGGGCCAAAGTCCGCATCAACAAGTACATCAAGTTGGTATTGTCGGCCCCAATCAAGGAGGTCCAAGAATGCAGGCTCCTCCAAACATACCAAATATGCCAAATATGGGACAAATTAGTGCATCAAGTCCCTATGGTTATG GATCTCCAGCTAGCGGGCAAGGGCCTGGAGTCGCTGTGTGCACCAACAGCCCTGTTGGAGTTGTTGCACCACAGCAAAAAGGAGTGGGAACAAATATAACTGCCATGCAACCTGGTAGATTTGGAGGAACCACGGGACCCATTGGTTCCACAAATGTTGTCGGTGGTCAAGAAGGTGGTATGGCTCAACAAGCTCAACCACCTACACCAAGTCCTGCCCAACCTCAGTCTGGTGCACCAAGTGGAGGTCAGCCTGGTCCACAGCAAGCAACTCAGGGGCAAATGCCTGGTGCCGGTGCTCCGACTG GTGCTACAAGATCAACTGCTGATCCAGAAAAACGCAAGCTTATCCAACAACAGCTGGTCCTTTTGCTTCACGCGCATAAATGTCAACGACGAGAAAATCAAGCGAATGGTGACGCCTGGCAATGTTCGTTGCCAGATTGTAAAACAATGAAGAACGTATTAACTCATATGACCGCTTGTCAAGCGGGTAAAAATTGTACGGTGGCACATTGCAGTTCTTCGAGGCAAATTATCAGCCATTGGAAACATTGTAACCGCAACGATTGTCCTGTGTGTTTGCCTCTGAAACAAGCGAACAAAAATAAAACAACAAACGCTGTCACAGCGTCCACAACACAACCAAATAGCCAACCAAATCCGAGTCAAACCGAAATGAGAAGAGCGTGCGACGCGTTGGGTATTCCATGTCCTACGACGACAGCTGGTTTGGTAGCCACTCAATGTGTTATTGCCGGAAGCGCCAGACGAATGCCAGCACCAGGTATGCAGGGATCACCCGGCGCGTTGGGAAACGTCAGACTGGCCCAACCTCAAACTCAAACTGCACCGGGTCAATCCGTGGTTGGCGCTGGCCAGCAAGTAGTTGCTCCAAACGTGTCTCTTCCTTTAAATTCTGATCCTAATACCGTCGGAGTCGCTGGTAATCAAACAGCACCTACCAGTGGTCCTACACCCGCTGCAGCCGCGACTGCCGCGAATATACAACAATCCATTAATATGCAACAATTGTTCGGTTTAAACGATTCAGGACAGCTTAGTGTTCCAAGTGAAAATAGGCTAGCCAATCTCCAGCTTCCAGGTGGACTTCAGCCAAGTCAAGTGACTGCGACATCTGTGCAGGAATCAAAAGACTGGCATCAAACTGTAACTCCGGATCTTAGAAACCATCTTGTTCATAAATTGGTTCAagcaatatttccaactcccgATCCACAGGCGATGCTCGACAAGAGGATGCACAATCTTGTCGCGTACGCAAGGAAAGTGGAAGGCGACATGTACGAAATGGCCAATTCGAGATCAGAATACTATCACTTGCTCGCGGAGAAGATATACAAAATTCAAAAGGAATTGGAAGAGAAACGGCAAAGGCGGAAGGAACAACAGCAACAATTGCAAGcccaacaacagcaacaacaacctcAACCTTCTGGAGCATCTGGTTCGGGTTTAAGGCCATGTGCTCCGCCTGGTGTTGGCGCGGTGCCATCATCACGACCGGTTGGTACAGTCGCTCCTAGTTTGCGTAGCCACTCGCCGAGCATAGGTCAACTGGGAGCTTTACCCGCGATGAGCATTCCGCACAATAGAATGCAGTTCCCGCAACAACAGCAAACGCAACAACAAGTACAGGTTCAGGCCCAGACCAACGTCCAAGCCCAGGCACAAGCGCAGGCTCAAGCCCAAGCTCAAGCCCAGGTTCAAGTTCAGCAACAaatgcaacagcagcagcagcagcaacaacaacaacaacagcagcagcagcagcaacaaccagGAATTTTAGTTGGTCCACCGGGTCCTAGTCCGAATGGGCAGTCAACTTCCAATCTTAACGTCGTCTCAAACCCTGGTCTCAGTCCTTTCGGGCAACCGCAAATGTCACAATCAAGTTTAACAACAACCACAACGTCCGCAACAACTAGTCAATTCCCAACCTCAAACGGTAGTTCCGGTTTACCCAACAGTTCTCCTGTACAAAATCAACACCAATTCCCCGATCTTAGAGTTAGACTGGCTCAAGCTCAAGCGGCGATCGCACACCAGCatcagcaacaacagcaacagcagcagacaTCGCAAAGCCAACAGCAGTCGCAACAACCGAATCAATCGCAACCGCAACAACCGACGAGCACTTCCAATCAAAGCGCTACGACGACATCGATGCCACAAGCGCCGTCACCGTTCAGTAGTATGCAGCAGCAGAACAATCAACAACAAAGTCAGTTTAACAGCAGTCGACCACTGTCGGTCTCGACACCTAACGATAACAATATCAGCACATCGGCACCTCAAACCATACCACCTCCCGCTTCTAGCGGGCCTAGTCCTGGTCCGGCAACGACGGCGAACGGACCACAGTCTACAACATCTACCCCTAACACGCCGCTAGTTCCTTCATTGATGACCCCGAATCAGACAGTATCTTCCGCTAATCAAACGCCACCTCATCCGACCACCACACCTTCTCCTGCCGGACTCGCGAGCCTTGGGAAAGGCATGACATCTCAGGAGAGGGCTGCATTGAACGCGCCTAGAACTTCGCAAATGTCTTCGCAAATGGCTGCTATCACAGCCGCTTTGGATCGTAATAATTCTCCTAGTCCACCGATGAATAACAATAAGGGAAAACTGGATTCGATCAAAGAAGAGAACATTAAGATGGAGATCAAGACGGAAGACGGGTCCGAGAATCACAGAATGGACGGCGGTAAAAGTGTCAACGAGGTGTCCATTAAAACGGAAATGAAAACGGAACCGATGGACGAAGGATCCAGCGAGGGTATCGTAAAAGAGGAATGCACAGCTAACATCAAGGAAGAACCTATGACACCGATGTCCAGTCAAGACACAACGCCTGACATTAAACCATTAGTTCCTGAACCGATTCAACCAAGCGGAACGTCGACGGACAAAAAACGATTGTGTCTATTCAAACCGGATGAATTGCGTCAGGCATTAATGCCGACATTGGAGAAACTTTATCGGCAGGATCCAGAGTCGAAACCGTTCAGGCAACCGGTCGATCCGCAAGCATTGGGAATTCCAGATTATTTCGATATCGTTAAGAAGCCGATGGATCTGTCAACCATCAAGAGAAAATTGGATACGGGGCAGTACAGTGATCCATGGGAATACGTGGACGACGTGTGGATGATGTTCGACAACGCGTGGCTTTACAATCGTAAAACCTCTCGCGTTTATAAATATTGTACAAAG CTTTCCGAAGTTTTCGAGCAAGAAATAGATCCTGTAATGCAAGCTTTGGGATATTGTTGTGGAAGAAAGTACACGTTCAATCCACAAGTACTGTGTTGTTACGGAAAACAGCTTTGCACTATACCAAAAGATGCAAAGTACTACTCTTATCAGAATAG TAGTCTAAAGGCATATGGTCTTGTTTCCGACAGATACACCTTCTGTCAGAAATGTTTCAACGACATTCCTGGTGACACTGTGACGTTAGGAGATGATGCAACGCAACCACAAAC TGCCATTAAAAAGGAACAGTTCCAGGAAATGAAGAACGATCATTTGGAATTGGAGTCTTTTGTTGTGTGTACAGATTGCGGCAGAAAGGTACATCAGATTTGCGTGCTGCACATGGAATCAATTTGGCCATTAGG GTTCACTTGTGATAAATGCTTAAAGAAGAAAGGACAGAAACGTAAAGAAAACAAGTTTAACGCCAAACGTCTGCCGGTTACTAAATTAGGTACCTATATTGAAACGCGCGTAAACAATTtcttaaagaaaaaagaagccGGCGCTGGGGAAGTAGCAATTAGAGTTGTGGCGTCCAGCGATAAAGTTGTAGAAGTGAAGCCAGGGATGCGAAGTAGATTTGTAGAAAACGGTGATATGCCTGGTGAATTTCCATACAGAGCGAAAGCTTTATTTGCATTTGAAGAGGTCGACGGCACAGATGTATGTTTTTTCGGCATGCACGTGCAAGAATACGGCAGTGAATGTACACCACCTAATACTCGAAGAGTTTATATCGCATACTTGGACTCTGTACACTTTTTCCGGCCTAGACAATTCCGAACAGCGGTATATCATGAGATTCTTCTTGGATACTTAGATTACGCGAAACAACTTGG GTACACGATGGCTCATATCTGGGCCTGTCCCCCTTCCGAAGGAGATGATTATATATTTCACTGCCATCCTCAAGAACAAAAAATTCCAAAGCCTAGAAGGTTGCAAGAGTGGTATAAGAAAATGTTGGACAAAGGCATGGTGGAAAGAATCGTGCTTGATTATAAA GATATTTTGAAACAAGCAATGGAAGATAAACTCCAATCAGCAGCCGATTTACCATATTTCGAAGGTGACTTCTGGCCCAATGTTTTAGAAGAAAGTATTAAGGAGTTGGAtcaagaggaagaagaaaaacgTAAACAGGCAGAAGCTGCAGAAGCTGCTGCTGCTAGTGCA ATTTTGTCGTTGTCAGAAGATTCCGAAACAGGTTCGGATGGTAAAAAGAAGGGACAGAAGAAAGCCAAAAAGTCTAATAAATCCAAAGCAAATCAAAGAAAGAATAGTAAAAAGTCTAATACTCCGCAAACAGGAAACGACCTTTCTGCAAAAATCTTTGCAACTATGGAGAAACATAAAGAAGTATTCTTTGTTATTAGGTTGCATAGTGCTCAAAGTGCAGCCAGTTTAGCA CCTATTCAGGACCCTGACCCTGTTATTAATTGTGACCTTATGGATGGCCGCGATGCTTTCCTTACAATGGCCAGGGAAAGACACTACGAATTCTCTTCCTTAAGGCGTGCGAAATTTAGTTCAATGTCTATGCTATATGAATTGCACAACCAAGGTCAAGACAAATTTGTTTATACCTGCAATAACTGTAAGAGTCATGTAGAAACAAGATATCATTGTACGGTTTGTGAT GATTTTGACCTGTGTATAAGTTGTAAAGAAAAAGACGGTCATCCTCATCATATGGAGAAACTTGGTTTAGATTTGGATGATGGTTCATCGCCGGCCGATGCCAAGCAAGCTAATCCACAG GAGGCGCGCAAACTTTCGATACAAAGATGTATTCAGTCGTTGGTGCACGCATGCCAATGCAGAGATGCTAATTGTCGTCTAACGAGCTGTCAGAAGATGAAGAGAGTAGTAACGCATACGAAAGTTTGCAAACGAAAGACGAACGGTGGTTGTCCGATATGTAAACAATTGATAGCGTTGTGCTGTTACCATGCTAAACACTGCCAAGAGACTAAATGTCTTGTTCCATTCTGTTCGAATATCAAACATAAATTGAAGCAACAACAGCTTCAACAACGGTTACAACAAGCGCAATTGTTAAG GAGACGAATGGCTGTGATGAATACTAGACCGACAGGTCCTGTAGGAGCAATGCAATCTGGACAACAGAGTTCGAACGTTACTATGCCCGCCGGTGTTGCTATAAAACCGGGAATCAGCCCTACCAATCTGTCTTCGCCGCATCAGCCTGGAATTGGATTGAAGCCTGGAACGCAAACACCACCGGCTCATGTCCTCCAAGTGGTGAAGCAAGTACAAGAAGAGGCTGCGAGGCAACAGGCGCCGCATGGTTACGGCAAAGTAACACCGGGTGGTGGAGTCGGCGTTGGAGTCGGTGTAGGAGGACAAACGGGCGGCGTGATGCCTCCGCCACAGATGCAACGGCCGATGTCCGTCCCAATGGCAAATCCTGGTGGtactcatctcatttcgatggatCAGTGGACGGCAAG TAGGTATCCGAATGCAGTGATGCAGCAGAATCCTGGTTTGAGGCAGCAAACGCCGCAGCAGATaatgcagcagcaacagcatcaACCAGGAATGGGAATGGGAGGGCAGATGCCGAGACCGACGGGAGTCCTCGGCGGTCCGGTTAGTCAAGTTGGACCGCAAGCTCAAAGCAACATGCAAAAACATGTATTCCAGCAACTTATGCAAACTCTTAAAAATCCCCATACTCCAGAACAACAAAACCAAATACTTCAAATACTCAAAAGCAATCCACCGATCATGGCTGCCTTCATCAAACAACGG gcGCTTGCCCTTCAGCAACAAAGTGGTCAATACGGCGGAGGGGTTGGCGGGCCCTTGGGTCCTAATCAGCCGCAACAACAACCTGGTTTGCAGCATATGATGTctcaacagcagcaacagcagcaacaccagcagcagcagcagcagcaacaccagcagcagcagcagcagcaagggAGAATGCAGATACAGGCGATGTTAaatcaacagcagcagcagcaacaacaacagcaacagcagcagcaacctGTTCAGCAGCAATCTCCATGGTATAAACAGCAAATGCTGGCAATGCAAaggcagcagcaacaacaacagcaacagcagcagcagcaacagcaacaacaacaacaacaacaattcaCGCAACCACCGGCACCTCCTTACGGTCAACAGCGACCCATAAGGCCGTCCCTTCTCGGTAAGAATTATTTAATTCTGGAGAAAACGAGATTCCTCGAGCCGGTTGGTTCGTGGTCTAACGTTTGCCACGATTCCGCGTATTCTTCTCCAGGTTATGGTGGCTTTAGCGAACAAGGATACGGTCAACCCGGTTTAAAGCCAACACCACCGCCTGTACCTTCCCCGCAAGGTGTGATGGGACCTCCAGGGATCTCTGTACAGCAACAGCTGATGCAGTCCGTACGATCTCCACCGCCGATTCGATCTCCTCAACCGAACCCTTCTCCGCGACCGGTTCCGTCTCCGCGTAATCAGCCAGTTCCTTCCCCTCGATCAGGGCCGGTGCCATCGCCTCATCATCATCCTCACGGCACCCCAACGCATTCGCCGGCTCACGAATTAGCCGGGCCAAGCGAAATGATGCTCTCGCAGTTGAGCGGTGGGACAGGTGCACCGACAGGTCATCCGGGTACCATGCCCCATCATCCATCTCCGGCACCACCGCCCACTAGCGGTACGGACACAAGTGAAGTGACGCCAATGACGCCGCAAGACCAACTTTCGAAATTTGTCGAAGGATTGTAG